The following coding sequences are from one Pseudomonas mendocina window:
- a CDS encoding Tad domain-containing protein: MIHARQQRGSIAPFMVLALGGALLATAYAIDTSRLTNSAAQIKRATDMAALAVGHERLASGEKPLEDFKKLAYGYVVNNLGLDSTLAAQIDEEKLALSEQKDDQGRTRYKVEVTFQADADLLGVEPRDLLIHSTVEVQPSALEVALTLPNSGSENERNLDVLRRLSMRFAENLVKDRDDAWLALVPFSQSVNVSPDYTNPDSRAPAGPSANHLQRLNSWSMPSALRPIELTSLFRSGYAGLHDRRIPDRRANLLCMYRGLSRGENYHWDDAPSGQFRIYYRHDLPENGSPGANPIRWIGPNPMFGQATGVNDTRWMVADRGCPSAPLLPLTNDLDKIEERLDQMSTRFNTNYAIAMGWSAMALAPAFRGSAGWNLSDDLPKDFKDDGGDSYKAIVMLVNTTGERWFDSDAYNAYIGQAIDGETGSDGENLSLRTQRFARLCDSFRERKLRFFMIAIGQDEIENNDLNAEGTIDGASQFRRIAGPGLARCAVKSGDITYLQGFDFAAAEGRIQSRLDEILEDIRQQGSYVRLVE; encoded by the coding sequence ATGATCCACGCTCGCCAGCAACGCGGCAGCATCGCGCCCTTCATGGTTCTGGCCCTGGGCGGCGCCCTGCTCGCCACCGCCTACGCCATCGACACCAGCCGCCTGACCAACAGCGCCGCGCAGATCAAGCGGGCCACCGACATGGCCGCGTTGGCCGTGGGTCACGAGCGCCTGGCCAGTGGTGAAAAGCCGCTGGAAGACTTCAAGAAGCTGGCCTACGGCTACGTCGTCAACAACCTGGGCCTGGACAGCACCCTGGCCGCGCAGATCGACGAAGAGAAGCTCGCCCTCAGCGAGCAGAAGGACGATCAAGGCCGCACTCGCTACAAGGTCGAGGTCACCTTCCAGGCAGATGCCGACCTGCTTGGCGTGGAGCCACGCGACCTGCTCATACACTCCACCGTGGAGGTGCAGCCGAGTGCTCTCGAAGTGGCGCTGACCCTGCCCAACTCGGGTTCGGAAAACGAGCGTAACCTCGACGTACTGCGCCGCCTGAGCATGCGCTTCGCCGAGAACCTGGTGAAGGATCGCGACGATGCCTGGCTGGCGCTGGTGCCCTTCAGCCAGTCGGTGAACGTTTCGCCCGATTACACCAACCCCGACAGCCGCGCGCCGGCCGGCCCCAGTGCCAATCACCTGCAACGCCTGAACAGCTGGTCGATGCCCTCGGCGCTGCGTCCCATCGAACTCACCTCACTGTTCCGTTCCGGCTACGCCGGCCTGCATGACCGCCGCATCCCGGATCGTCGCGCCAACCTGCTGTGCATGTACCGCGGCCTGAGCCGTGGCGAGAACTACCACTGGGATGACGCGCCGAGCGGCCAGTTCCGCATCTACTACCGCCACGACCTGCCAGAAAATGGCAGTCCAGGCGCCAACCCGATCCGCTGGATCGGCCCCAACCCCATGTTCGGCCAGGCCACCGGCGTCAACGACACGCGCTGGATGGTCGCCGACCGCGGCTGCCCGTCAGCCCCCCTGCTGCCCCTGACCAACGACCTGGACAAGATCGAGGAGCGCCTCGATCAGATGTCCACCCGCTTCAATACCAACTACGCCATCGCCATGGGCTGGAGCGCCATGGCACTCGCCCCGGCGTTCCGCGGCAGCGCTGGCTGGAACCTGTCGGACGATCTGCCCAAGGACTTCAAGGACGACGGCGGCGACAGCTACAAGGCCATCGTCATGCTGGTCAACACCACCGGTGAGCGCTGGTTCGACAGTGACGCCTACAACGCCTATATCGGCCAGGCCATCGATGGAGAAACCGGCAGCGATGGCGAAAACCTGAGCCTGAGGACGCAGCGCTTCGCGCGCCTGTGCGACAGCTTCCGCGAGCGCAAGCTGCGTTTCTTCATGATCGCCATCGGCCAGGACGAGATAGAGAACAACGACCTGAACGCCGAAGGCACGATCGACGGTGCCTCGCAATTCCGTCGTATCGCCGGCCCCGGTCTGGCGCGCTGCGCCGTCAAGAGCGGTGACATCACCTACCTCCAGGGATTCGACTTCGCTGCCGCCGAAGGCCGCATTCAAAGTCGCCTGGACGAGATTCTCGAAGACATTCGCCAACAGGGCTCCTACGTACGCCTGGTCGAGTAG
- a CDS encoding type II secretion system F family protein: protein MDAVLDLLTLLVFLAVVLAVLAARSLSRRNVPDKVVLQRLEKLKGELVGQAIKSSPPLSVDGILKEMENAPFADLPLIGPRIANIWMGISVLGWRQSLPMRVALTALASLIGGVLLGKETPLPLLASLLLTLVFFTVLATLGYRKGLDKHLAELKQSLPEAIDAITRTARAGVPVSNAFALVAPNIAGPLAVEFALIDNWLRLGVPLRQAMQDSARRIPLNEYRFFAVILIINQEAGGRLGETLDRLSGTLRDRHELHLKIQAKTSEARASAKIVASLVPFALGYMYLNSPRDFHFLLNDATGNLVLFYSFGSVALGLVITHLMVRRVT from the coding sequence ATGGACGCCGTACTCGATCTGCTGACCCTGCTGGTGTTCCTTGCCGTGGTGCTCGCCGTGCTGGCAGCACGCAGCCTGAGCCGGCGCAACGTGCCGGACAAGGTCGTGCTACAGCGCCTGGAGAAGCTCAAGGGTGAGCTGGTTGGCCAGGCCATCAAGAGCAGCCCGCCGTTGTCGGTCGACGGCATTCTCAAGGAAATGGAGAACGCCCCCTTCGCCGACCTGCCGCTGATCGGCCCGCGTATCGCCAATATCTGGATGGGTATCAGCGTGCTCGGCTGGCGCCAGAGCCTGCCGATGCGCGTGGCCCTGACCGCCCTGGCCAGCCTGATCGGCGGCGTGCTGCTGGGCAAGGAAACCCCGTTGCCGCTGCTGGCCAGCCTGCTGCTGACCCTGGTGTTCTTCACCGTGCTGGCGACCCTGGGCTACCGCAAGGGGCTGGACAAGCACCTGGCCGAACTCAAGCAGAGCCTGCCGGAAGCCATCGACGCCATCACCCGTACCGCTCGCGCCGGCGTGCCGGTGAGCAACGCCTTCGCCCTGGTCGCACCGAACATCGCCGGGCCGCTGGCGGTGGAGTTCGCCCTGATCGACAACTGGCTGCGCCTCGGTGTGCCGCTGCGCCAGGCCATGCAGGACTCGGCCAGGCGTATCCCGCTCAACGAGTACCGCTTCTTCGCGGTGATCCTGATCATCAACCAGGAAGCTGGTGGCCGCCTGGGCGAGACCCTGGATCGCCTGTCAGGCACCCTGCGTGACCGCCACGAGCTGCACCTGAAGATCCAGGCCAAGACCTCCGAGGCCCGCGCCTCGGCGAAGATCGTCGCCTCGCTGGTGCCATTCGCCCTCGGCTACATGTACCTGAACTCGCCGCGCGACTTTCACTTTCTGCTCAACGATGCGACCGGCAACCTCGTGCTGTTCTATTCCTTCGGCAGTGTGGCGCTGGGCCTGGTCATCACCCACCTGATGGTAAGGAGGGTGACATGA
- a CDS encoding YbaN family protein, with protein sequence MPTPAANQPATGRAKRLCYLALAYLSLGMAILGAILPGLPTTEFVLLAAWASSKSSPRLNRWLHQHRVFGPILNNWANGGVIARRHKFYASISMLACFALLLWHEPPLWLLLSAGGGMFCGACWIWSRPESLPVEGRSA encoded by the coding sequence ATGCCTACACCTGCTGCAAACCAGCCTGCCACCGGTCGCGCCAAGCGACTCTGCTACCTGGCGCTGGCCTACCTGAGTCTGGGCATGGCCATCCTCGGCGCGATCCTGCCGGGCCTGCCGACCACCGAATTCGTCCTGCTGGCCGCCTGGGCCTCGAGCAAGAGTTCGCCGCGCCTGAATCGCTGGCTGCACCAACATCGTGTGTTCGGGCCGATCCTCAACAACTGGGCCAACGGTGGTGTGATCGCCCGCCGTCACAAGTTCTACGCCAGCATCAGCATGCTCGCCTGCTTTGCCCTGCTGCTGTGGCACGAGCCACCGCTGTGGCTGCTGCTAAGCGCTGGCGGCGGCATGTTCTGCGGTGCCTGCTGGATCTGGTCACGACCCGAGTCGTTGCCGGTGGAGGGCAGGTCGGCCTGA
- a CDS encoding type II secretion system F family protein: MTTLFDDPLAISALAILLAGIGLLLIGLHHRSQLAPLRQRLRVDAPAAIPSVRQDDILRGQGLQLPPRLQALLVPMARFGEGLAGTDNDRQKLRRLLIMAGFRSQEALGLLMIGKYALGLLLAMIMLFGVLEPGSRLGMNGLAGGLLALFAGTTAPELWLKMRSAKRGERLSRSLPDGLDLMVICAEAGLPLGRVLQVVSKELALSSPELADELRYTYAELQILSDRPRALLNLAERTGVSGIESMVATLIQAERYGTPLSQALRTISEESRKTLILNLEERAGKLPAQLSVPLMTLILPPIVAMMGAPAMVRVIRLLSQ, encoded by the coding sequence ATGACCACCCTGTTCGACGATCCCCTGGCCATCAGTGCCCTGGCCATCCTGCTGGCCGGTATCGGCCTGCTGCTGATCGGCCTGCATCACCGCAGCCAACTGGCGCCACTGCGCCAGCGTTTGCGGGTCGATGCACCTGCGGCAATACCCAGTGTTCGCCAGGACGACATCCTGCGCGGCCAGGGCTTGCAACTGCCGCCGCGTCTACAAGCGTTGCTGGTGCCGATGGCGCGTTTCGGCGAAGGCCTCGCCGGTACCGACAACGACCGGCAGAAGCTGCGGCGTCTGCTGATCATGGCTGGTTTCCGCAGCCAGGAAGCCCTGGGCCTGCTGATGATTGGCAAATACGCTCTTGGCCTGCTGCTGGCAATGATCATGCTGTTCGGCGTACTGGAACCCGGCTCGCGCCTGGGCATGAATGGCCTGGCCGGCGGCCTGCTGGCGCTGTTCGCCGGCACCACCGCGCCGGAACTGTGGCTGAAGATGCGCAGCGCCAAACGCGGCGAACGCCTGTCGCGCAGCCTGCCCGACGGCCTCGACCTGATGGTGATCTGCGCCGAGGCCGGCCTGCCGCTGGGCCGCGTGCTGCAGGTGGTGTCCAAGGAGCTGGCGCTGTCGTCGCCGGAACTGGCCGACGAGCTGCGCTACACCTACGCCGAACTACAGATTCTCAGCGACCGCCCGCGCGCCCTGCTCAACCTGGCCGAGCGCACGGGTGTGAGCGGCATCGAAAGCATGGTCGCCACCCTGATCCAGGCCGAGCGCTACGGCACGCCGCTGTCGCAGGCGCTGCGCACCATTTCCGAGGAAAGCCGCAAGACGCTGATCCTCAACCTCGAAGAGCGCGCCGGCAAGCTGCCTGCACAACTGAGCGTGCCCCTGATGACCCTGATCCTGCCGCCTATCGTGGCGATGATGGGCGCACCGGCGATGGTGCGCGTCATCCGCCTGCTCAGCCAATGA
- a CDS encoding CpaF family protein encodes MLIRHPQKNRELRQSTQAEQTPTAQQDVRATSVQRNAQTKPVDNASTQNRKLIRGYLYDQIDPLKAAAMGRDKLRVQIESLIRRICDDNRLQLSRQEEEAIAEEMLNEMIGIGPIQPLLHDDSVNDILVNGAGQVFVERYGKLELSPITFVDEEHVLNTAQRIAAAVGRRIDESHPMVDARLTDGSRVNVITYPLAIDGTSISIRKFMRRNMSLEILAERGALSMEMVEVLKRAMVAKLNIIVSGGTGAGKTTLLNALSQNISDEDRIITIEDAAELQLQQVHVVRLETRPVSAEGTGKVDQRDLVRNALRMRPDRIILGEVRGGECFDMLQAMNTGHDGSLCTVHANTPRDAIMRLENMVMMASMQLPLEAIRRQIASAVNLIVQVERMRDGGRRIVSITEVCGMENDVIQTQELFAFKTSSVDAQGRLVGQYIASGQRPHFYNAHAHLFEGH; translated from the coding sequence CGCCAGCACGCAGAACCGCAAGCTGATCCGCGGCTACCTGTACGACCAGATCGACCCGCTCAAGGCCGCCGCCATGGGCCGCGACAAGCTGCGTGTGCAGATCGAGTCGCTGATCCGCCGCATCTGCGATGACAACCGCCTGCAACTGTCGCGTCAGGAAGAGGAAGCCATCGCCGAGGAAATGCTCAACGAGATGATCGGCATAGGCCCGATCCAGCCGTTGCTGCACGACGACTCGGTGAACGACATCCTGGTCAACGGTGCCGGCCAGGTGTTCGTCGAACGTTACGGCAAGCTGGAGCTGTCGCCGATCACCTTCGTCGACGAAGAGCACGTGCTCAACACCGCCCAACGCATCGCCGCCGCCGTGGGCCGACGGATCGACGAGAGCCACCCGATGGTCGACGCGCGCCTGACCGACGGCAGCCGGGTCAACGTCATCACCTACCCGCTGGCCATCGACGGCACCAGCATCTCCATCCGCAAGTTCATGCGCCGCAACATGTCGCTGGAAATCCTCGCCGAGCGTGGCGCGCTGTCCATGGAAATGGTCGAGGTGCTCAAACGGGCCATGGTGGCCAAGCTCAACATCATCGTCTCCGGCGGTACCGGCGCGGGCAAGACCACCCTGCTCAACGCGCTGTCGCAGAACATCAGCGATGAAGACCGCATCATCACCATCGAAGACGCCGCCGAACTGCAACTGCAGCAGGTTCACGTGGTGCGCCTGGAAACCCGCCCGGTCAGCGCCGAAGGCACTGGCAAGGTCGACCAGCGCGACCTGGTGCGCAACGCCCTGCGTATGCGCCCGGATCGCATCATCCTCGGCGAGGTGCGTGGCGGCGAGTGCTTCGACATGCTCCAGGCGATGAACACCGGCCACGACGGCTCGCTCTGCACCGTGCACGCCAACACCCCGCGCGACGCCATCATGCGCCTGGAGAACATGGTGATGATGGCCAGCATGCAGCTGCCGCTGGAAGCCATCCGCCGGCAGATCGCCAGCGCGGTGAACCTGATCGTGCAGGTCGAGCGCATGCGCGACGGTGGCCGTCGCATCGTTTCGATCACCGAGGTCTGCGGTATGGAGAACGACGTGATCCAGACCCAGGAGCTGTTCGCCTTCAAGACCAGCAGCGTCGATGCCCAGGGCCGCCTGGTCGGCCAGTACATCGCCAGCGGTCAGCGCCCGCACTTCTACAACGCCCACGCGCACCTGTTCGAGGGTCACTGA
- a CDS encoding TadE/TadG family type IV pilus assembly protein produces MRLISRRKQRGNALLEGALIMPLLIGTAIIIGDLYNINQARAYMEQSAHSVASILAMQSRLDKDSLQALTEQTAAAGALGQYEMVISRVMLDRSMPWKPLYRGNAEGICPELSSDGRYSGELPEEVPAADEDEAPVTASMMVVQLCRNSDNLALSSALIADKDIHTISFARMSYNVIELDEPLSEEVGLKDEDS; encoded by the coding sequence ATGAGGCTGATTTCACGGCGCAAGCAGCGCGGCAATGCCCTGCTCGAAGGCGCACTGATCATGCCGTTGCTGATCGGCACGGCGATCATCATCGGCGACCTGTACAACATCAACCAGGCCCGCGCCTACATGGAGCAATCGGCCCACAGCGTCGCCAGCATCCTGGCCATGCAGAGCCGCCTGGACAAGGACAGCCTGCAGGCGCTGACCGAACAGACCGCCGCAGCCGGAGCGCTTGGCCAATATGAGATGGTCATCAGCCGGGTCATGCTCGACCGCAGCATGCCCTGGAAGCCGCTGTATCGCGGCAATGCCGAAGGCATCTGCCCGGAGCTGTCGAGCGATGGTCGCTACAGCGGCGAACTGCCCGAGGAAGTACCAGCCGCCGACGAGGACGAAGCGCCGGTGACCGCCTCCATGATGGTCGTGCAGCTGTGTCGCAACAGCGACAACCTGGCGCTGAGCAGCGCCCTGATCGCCGACAAGGACATCCACACCATCTCCTTCGCGCGCATGAGCTACAACGTCATCGAACTGGACGAACCGCTCAGCGAAGAAGTCGGCCTCAAGGACGAAGACAGCTGA
- a CDS encoding TadE/TadG family type IV pilus assembly protein — MRQVSFRALLRGQQGVTAVETALILPVLLFGVMMLFELARISLMIGVGSLALERALQDFRQDRAFYAQTPEVLQAAIEQRLIDSSYGFLTEDNFQVDVLAFDNLRQFGGGAADKEQDALDTSPPVLSVTVDLTQVFMTPLPALFGLGDAFQYQYRQLLGSLTSEKDVEEDE, encoded by the coding sequence ATGCGACAGGTCTCATTCCGTGCCCTGCTGCGAGGGCAGCAAGGCGTTACCGCAGTGGAGACCGCGCTGATCCTGCCGGTTCTGCTGTTCGGCGTGATGATGCTGTTCGAACTGGCGCGCATCAGCCTGATGATCGGCGTCGGCAGCCTGGCCCTGGAGCGAGCCCTGCAGGACTTTCGCCAGGATCGTGCCTTCTACGCGCAAACGCCTGAAGTGCTGCAGGCCGCCATCGAGCAACGCCTGATCGACTCATCCTATGGTTTTCTCACCGAGGACAACTTTCAGGTGGATGTGCTGGCCTTCGATAACCTGCGCCAGTTCGGCGGCGGCGCGGCGGACAAGGAACAGGACGCGCTGGATACGTCGCCGCCCGTACTCAGCGTCACCGTCGACCTGACCCAGGTGTTCATGACGCCGCTGCCAGCCCTGTTCGGCCTCGGCGATGCCTTCCAGTACCAGTACCGCCAACTGCTGGGCAGCCTGACCAGTGAAAAGGACGTGGAGGAGGACGAATGA
- a CDS encoding tetratricopeptide repeat protein, whose translation MPAYRVALLPLLFTLTLSGCASLSSVSQPSLDKEAGEALRLAHTLRDNQRLQAAYEVYARMDERGQLRGSYLLEYASVAATVRPAGEALALYQRTRQELGGDPSALPAEQAQALCNGLGRARLSLGQATLAERDFRCAVQAVPHDLQALNGLGVAYNLQKRDGDAREQFQKALEIDPSYTPALNNLALSWLASGDSGKAIGLLNQARSQGDISLQLNLALAYVFSGHEDTAQAVLLENMEAQYAGQILQQFRTARARVDAGAPLASELLAASQQPLALSEQAE comes from the coding sequence ATGCCTGCGTACCGCGTTGCCCTGCTGCCTTTGCTGTTCACCCTGACCCTAAGTGGCTGCGCCAGCCTGTCTTCGGTTTCCCAACCATCCCTGGACAAGGAGGCCGGCGAGGCGCTGCGCCTGGCCCACACCCTGCGCGACAACCAGCGCCTGCAGGCGGCCTACGAGGTCTATGCGCGCATGGACGAACGCGGCCAGCTCAGGGGCAGCTACCTGCTCGAATACGCCAGCGTCGCCGCCACCGTGCGCCCGGCCGGCGAAGCACTGGCCCTGTACCAACGCACCCGCCAGGAGCTGGGCGGCGATCCGAGCGCCCTTCCAGCCGAACAGGCACAAGCCCTGTGCAACGGTCTTGGCCGTGCGCGCCTGAGCCTGGGCCAGGCAACATTGGCCGAGCGCGACTTCCGCTGCGCGGTGCAGGCCGTGCCGCATGACCTGCAGGCGCTCAACGGCCTGGGTGTCGCCTACAACCTGCAGAAACGTGACGGCGACGCCCGCGAGCAATTCCAGAAAGCCCTGGAGATCGACCCCAGCTACACGCCGGCGCTGAACAACCTGGCCCTGTCCTGGCTGGCCAGCGGCGACAGCGGCAAAGCCATCGGCCTGCTCAACCAGGCGCGCAGCCAGGGCGACATTTCCCTGCAGTTGAACCTGGCACTGGCCTACGTTTTCTCCGGGCATGAGGACACCGCCCAGGCAGTGTTGCTGGAGAACATGGAGGCGCAATACGCCGGACAGATCCTCCAGCAGTTCCGCACCGCACGCGCCCGCGTCGACGCGGGTGCACCACTGGCCAGCGAACTGCTCGCCGCCAGTCAGCAACCATTGGCCCTGAGCGAGCAAGCCGAGTGA